A genome region from Fibrobacter succinogenes includes the following:
- a CDS encoding phage tail sheath subtilisin-like domain-containing protein, whose amino-acid sequence MPASYKTPGVYLVEKDAFPGSVVEVATAIPAFIGYTEKAEYNGKDLTNKPFRITSFAEYLNIFGGAPSIRFTYGKAADAAPAENAEGEGESEAKSEEGKAVLTAKKMYRLYDSMRIFFQNGGAACYICSVGGYSKEIDKDTLLNGITPFVKEQEPTIMLVPDAVSLDNASDCASIQNALLAHCDKMQNRFTILDVFDGYKEPLECINQFREGVTSFLKYGAAYYPWIHTNIVSPNEVSFANIDPAEDAYAALALDLAQSVVPSLKTLDDDTSNLTKREAELVSFFKKLSEFDAAKDDPTDLHNTLKVVCPKYATMMNNMSEMLNLMAPSAAMAGIYARVDNSEGVWKAPANVGVNGVVSPAVNLTNDEQEDLNVPLNGKAVNAIRYFVGDGIKVWGARTLDGNSLDWRYVNVRRTMIMLEESIKQASKAYVFDANTATTWLTMKSMIANFLNGIWKRGGLAGTSPDDAYEVHVGLGDTMTPEDILEGILRVTVKVALIRPAEFIELTFQQQQQKS is encoded by the coding sequence ATGCCTGCATCATACAAAACTCCGGGCGTCTATCTCGTCGAGAAAGACGCGTTCCCGGGCTCGGTGGTGGAAGTTGCAACCGCTATTCCTGCGTTTATCGGCTACACCGAAAAGGCGGAATACAATGGAAAGGACTTGACAAACAAGCCCTTCCGCATTACTTCCTTTGCTGAATATCTCAACATCTTCGGTGGCGCTCCGTCCATAAGGTTTACTTATGGCAAGGCTGCCGATGCTGCCCCTGCCGAAAACGCCGAAGGCGAAGGTGAATCCGAAGCTAAGAGCGAAGAAGGCAAGGCTGTTCTTACCGCAAAGAAGATGTATCGTCTTTACGATTCCATGCGCATTTTCTTCCAGAACGGTGGGGCCGCTTGCTATATCTGCTCTGTCGGCGGTTACAGCAAGGAAATTGACAAGGATACCTTGCTCAATGGCATCACGCCGTTTGTCAAGGAACAGGAACCGACAATTATGCTTGTGCCGGATGCCGTTTCTTTGGACAACGCTTCTGATTGCGCTAGCATCCAGAATGCCTTGCTTGCCCATTGCGACAAGATGCAGAATCGTTTTACCATCCTCGACGTGTTCGATGGCTACAAGGAACCTCTGGAATGCATCAACCAGTTCCGCGAAGGCGTGACCTCGTTCCTCAAGTATGGTGCAGCTTACTACCCGTGGATCCATACGAATATCGTTTCTCCGAACGAAGTTTCGTTTGCCAATATTGACCCGGCTGAAGATGCATATGCAGCGCTTGCCTTGGACCTTGCACAGTCTGTTGTGCCGAGCCTCAAGACGCTCGATGACGATACGTCGAACTTGACCAAGCGCGAAGCCGAACTTGTAAGTTTCTTCAAGAAGCTTAGCGAATTTGATGCGGCGAAGGACGATCCGACGGATCTGCACAACACCTTGAAGGTGGTTTGCCCGAAGTATGCAACCATGATGAACAACATGAGCGAAATGCTCAACTTGATGGCTCCTTCTGCTGCGATGGCCGGTATTTATGCCCGTGTCGATAATAGCGAAGGCGTGTGGAAGGCTCCGGCAAACGTGGGCGTCAATGGCGTTGTTTCTCCGGCGGTGAACTTGACCAACGACGAACAGGAAGACTTGAACGTTCCGCTGAACGGTAAGGCCGTGAACGCCATCCGCTACTTTGTGGGCGACGGTATCAAGGTCTGGGGTGCACGTACGCTCGATGGTAACAGCCTCGATTGGCGCTATGTGAACGTCCGCCGCACGATGATTATGCTTGAAGAATCGATCAAGCAGGCTTCCAAGGCTTACGTGTTCGATGCCAATACAGCAACGACATGGCTCACGATGAAGAGCATGATTGCAAACTTCCTCAATGGCATTTGGAAGCGTGGCGGCCTTGCTGGAACTTCTCCGGATGACGCTTACGAAGTCCATGTCGGTCTTGGCGATACCATGACTCCGGAAGATATCCTCGAAGGCATTTTGAGAGTGACCGTCAAGGTGGCTCTGATCCGCCCGGCAGAATTTATCGAACTCACATTCCAACAACAGCAACAGAAATCGTAA
- a CDS encoding baseplate J/gp47 family protein — protein sequence MAGKIFRIQDGLSQSAREFKELAPGFYSIDSVPQEALLGIMKNYARKNGSPHFFDNVDLAKVVEMLNGEADGRTDPAVAIYAVCAKLMGRVQGALNQFPDKRIDFYYRNVLGESNRAAEGDHAFVTFECDNDDVSCVLPKGTRFSAGENSKGESVIFESINDTDINDVKVARILTVSCARGYPITQAEIPVYTPKNASGLKMTPYPLFGLTRSNDLPEGTEFSKVGICISNRIFYMSSGVRNVKMNVIFSAASVRDTVVEKKEGNASEFSAAFSNAFAISVTAQNGWLDIDDYKLGCCNLSSECPENQISLEFTIKDTDPAIVNYDPEIHGGDYHAKNPVLRLLVNPRKSEALWYSLIKLQIQSVHVEVNVSKCRDIVVSNEYGPASTLLPVQIFGSVPKVGSAFIVGCKEICGKKLESFGVRGKWSGLPICKDFSEWYSQYDTPPHTSDFEVSLSGLYGGIWIPSEKTAVTCKLFNTEKNTFFGYDRGVAEIPTDFNISFNSIVGSRVSGLVPDDDNFMYSPMMKDGFFKIQLISPSKAFMHGEISRAICNSFLSQILKKKNVDNLPNQPYTPSVEDLYVNYTSYADVSIVSNAHDVDGVFYLHPFGYSRKEVVFIRNGALFLGLTFKGKPKKANLYFVMNRDSALRSNGKYCWAYLGQNGWKDLPDENRLADSTANFTSSGIVTLDLPQDMASKTHLMPQDMYWIRITPHNDSWRECSRLLTIFSQSLEVKRVSGFEDGSILEHCKPQTIKEVSTSVSGLSCVYQFEESFGGKARESDHKMRVRVAESLYHKNRSVCIEDYERMILEAFPEVHKVKCFPHVRMSEVSKRYDFTSPGNILVVPVSSLYCDGSFQWDPCLNGSVLRDIREFLQKKVTGLAKIRVINPFFDKLQVRCNVKLRSRGDEGKILLDLNEKINRYLSPWFPEVGGITEHFGWSLDKENLKAYIESLDYIEQVGDDFTIMKIVSTDEQKYMVNLFENTDDKILRGSFPWSISVPMRKHFINDVNSSVRSCADNVNNGYGGLEIGQTFIIRKS from the coding sequence ATGGCTGGTAAAATTTTTCGAATACAGGATGGATTGAGTCAGAGCGCCCGCGAGTTTAAAGAACTTGCGCCGGGCTTTTATTCAATTGATTCGGTACCTCAAGAAGCGCTTCTTGGGATTATGAAAAACTATGCCAGAAAAAATGGCTCTCCGCATTTCTTTGATAATGTTGACTTGGCTAAAGTCGTAGAAATGCTGAATGGCGAGGCCGATGGCAGAACGGATCCGGCTGTTGCTATTTATGCCGTTTGTGCAAAGCTTATGGGTCGCGTGCAGGGGGCGCTTAATCAATTCCCGGATAAGCGGATTGATTTTTATTACCGCAATGTTCTCGGCGAATCGAATCGCGCGGCCGAAGGCGACCATGCTTTTGTCACGTTTGAATGTGATAACGACGATGTTTCGTGCGTGCTCCCCAAGGGAACGCGCTTTAGCGCTGGCGAAAACAGCAAGGGCGAAAGCGTCATATTCGAATCCATTAACGATACGGATATCAATGATGTAAAGGTCGCGCGAATCCTCACGGTTTCTTGTGCAAGGGGTTACCCGATTACGCAGGCCGAAATTCCTGTGTACACGCCGAAAAATGCGAGCGGGCTTAAGATGACTCCGTACCCATTGTTTGGCCTTACGCGTTCAAACGATTTGCCCGAAGGAACAGAATTTTCCAAGGTGGGTATCTGCATTTCGAACCGCATTTTCTACATGTCTAGCGGCGTGCGAAATGTAAAAATGAATGTCATCTTTTCTGCTGCTTCGGTGCGCGATACCGTTGTCGAAAAGAAAGAGGGCAATGCCAGTGAATTTTCGGCGGCGTTTTCGAATGCGTTTGCCATTTCGGTGACGGCACAAAACGGCTGGCTTGATATAGATGATTACAAACTCGGCTGCTGTAACCTCAGTTCCGAATGCCCAGAAAATCAAATATCCCTAGAGTTTACGATTAAAGATACGGACCCGGCTATTGTCAATTACGATCCCGAAATTCATGGCGGTGATTATCACGCTAAAAATCCGGTGCTCCGCCTTTTGGTAAATCCGCGAAAGTCCGAAGCGCTTTGGTATTCGCTGATTAAATTGCAGATTCAAAGCGTTCATGTCGAAGTGAATGTTTCGAAATGTCGCGATATCGTTGTTTCCAATGAATATGGCCCTGCATCGACTCTTTTGCCGGTGCAAATATTTGGCTCTGTTCCTAAAGTGGGTAGCGCCTTTATTGTCGGCTGCAAAGAAATTTGCGGAAAAAAACTGGAATCGTTTGGAGTTCGCGGCAAGTGGAGCGGGCTACCGATTTGTAAGGATTTTTCGGAATGGTATTCGCAATACGATACCCCTCCGCATACCTCGGACTTTGAAGTATCGCTGAGCGGGTTGTATGGCGGTATATGGATCCCGTCCGAAAAAACGGCGGTTACATGCAAACTCTTTAACACCGAAAAAAATACCTTCTTTGGCTATGATCGCGGTGTTGCTGAAATTCCGACGGATTTCAATATTTCGTTCAATAGCATTGTCGGTTCGCGCGTGAGTGGCCTTGTTCCAGATGACGATAACTTTATGTATTCGCCGATGATGAAGGATGGATTTTTCAAGATTCAATTGATTTCTCCGTCCAAGGCTTTTATGCATGGCGAAATTTCACGCGCTATTTGCAATTCGTTCTTGTCGCAAATCCTCAAGAAAAAGAATGTGGATAACTTGCCGAATCAGCCTTATACGCCGAGTGTCGAAGATTTGTATGTCAATTACACTTCTTATGCCGATGTTTCGATTGTCTCGAATGCTCATGATGTGGATGGCGTTTTCTATTTGCATCCGTTTGGGTATAGCCGTAAAGAAGTTGTATTTATTCGAAATGGCGCATTGTTCTTGGGGCTTACTTTTAAGGGTAAACCGAAAAAAGCAAATCTTTATTTTGTCATGAACCGCGACTCCGCTTTGCGCTCGAACGGTAAGTATTGCTGGGCCTACCTTGGGCAAAATGGCTGGAAAGACTTGCCCGACGAAAATCGCTTGGCCGATTCAACAGCGAACTTTACGTCGTCGGGAATCGTGACGCTTGACTTGCCGCAGGATATGGCGAGCAAAACGCATTTGATGCCGCAAGACATGTATTGGATTCGCATTACGCCGCACAACGATAGCTGGCGTGAATGTTCTAGACTTTTGACAATCTTTTCGCAGTCTCTCGAAGTCAAGCGCGTTAGCGGTTTTGAAGACGGGAGCATTTTGGAACACTGCAAACCGCAAACCATCAAGGAAGTTTCGACAAGCGTTAGCGGACTTTCGTGTGTTTACCAGTTCGAAGAATCGTTTGGCGGAAAGGCCCGTGAATCTGACCACAAGATGCGTGTGCGTGTCGCAGAATCGCTGTACCACAAGAATCGCAGCGTTTGCATCGAAGATTATGAACGCATGATTTTGGAAGCCTTCCCGGAAGTTCACAAGGTAAAATGTTTCCCGCATGTGAGAATGAGCGAGGTGTCAAAGCGCTACGACTTTACAAGCCCTGGGAACATCTTAGTCGTTCCGGTTTCATCGCTGTATTGCGATGGAAGTTTCCAGTGGGACCCTTGCTTGAACGGTTCTGTTTTGCGTGATATCCGCGAGTTCTTGCAAAAAAAAGTGACAGGCCTTGCCAAGATTCGCGTTATCAATCCCTTCTTTGACAAGTTGCAAGTCCGTTGCAATGTCAAGCTGCGTAGCCGTGGTGACGAAGGTAAAATCCTGTTGGATTTGAATGAAAAAATCAACCGCTATCTTTCGCCGTGGTTCCCGGAAGTGGGCGGGATTACCGAACATTTTGGCTGGTCGCTCGACAAGGAAAACCTTAAAGCGTATATCGAAAGCCTTGACTACATTGAGCAAGTTGGCGATGACTTTACCATCATGAAAATTGTATCGACGGACGAGCAAAAATACATGGTGAACCTTTTTGAAAATACGGACGATAAAATTTTGCGCGGCTCGTTCCCATGGAGTATTTCGGTGCCTATGCGCAAACACTTTATTAACGATGTCAATTCGAGTGTACGCTCGTGTGCTGATAACGTCAATAACGGATATGGCGGTCTTGAAATTGGTCAAACATTTATCATAAGGAAATCATGA
- a CDS encoding peptidoglycan-binding protein encodes MAQEKLKIKANGKEFTAMVNPEKYNVKDSIEYSDTNEQRGPKFNQYGGSKFKVPKIFLDTTGVIPVAQWPIPNGTIDAMVKLLKSVVYDYDGSSHEPPIVDVIWGSNQFKGRLLTIDVTYTLFDSEGGPLRAEIELEFISYQTMTEIEAEANKSSPDLTHIIEVKAGDTLPNLCNKVYKDSSYYMQVARINGLSSFCRLKPGTRLMFPPLVD; translated from the coding sequence ATGGCTCAGGAAAAACTGAAAATAAAAGCAAATGGCAAAGAATTTACTGCCATGGTGAATCCTGAAAAATATAACGTTAAGGATTCTATTGAATATTCTGATACCAATGAGCAGAGAGGTCCGAAGTTTAATCAATATGGCGGATCTAAATTTAAGGTTCCGAAAATTTTTTTAGATACGACTGGTGTAATCCCTGTAGCGCAATGGCCCATTCCGAATGGAACCATTGATGCAATGGTCAAGTTACTCAAAAGCGTCGTCTATGATTATGATGGAAGCTCTCATGAACCTCCAATAGTTGATGTTATTTGGGGGTCGAATCAATTCAAGGGACGTTTGCTTACGATTGATGTAACATACACCCTCTTTGATTCTGAGGGTGGCCCGCTCCGCGCAGAAATTGAGCTGGAATTTATTTCGTATCAGACGATGACTGAAATTGAGGCCGAAGCGAACAAAAGTTCTCCGGACCTCACCCATATTATAGAAGTCAAGGCGGGGGACACTCTTCCGAATCTTTGCAACAAAGTATATAAGGATTCGTCATATTATATGCAGGTGGCACGAATTAATGGACTTTCGAGTTTTTGCCGTTTAAAACCCGGAACGCGCCTTATGTTCCCGCCACTTGTCGATTGA
- a CDS encoding phage tail protein produces the protein MSLFDISGVEDWIHPVSFYFRVVIDGLATAFNEVSGIDTTVESERVVSGGDDSHCYYVPTKKTYGDLVLKRGMLKVIDPFFLWCKECISAPLITGRIKPKTVVVMLLDEMKLPVASWTFNDAYPVKWSLGAFNAEKSEIAIETVSLKYYSMDVN, from the coding sequence ATGTCGCTCTTCGATATTTCTGGTGTTGAAGACTGGATCCATCCAGTTTCGTTTTACTTTCGCGTTGTTATTGACGGTCTAGCCACTGCGTTTAACGAAGTGAGTGGAATTGATACAACGGTGGAGTCTGAGCGAGTTGTATCGGGGGGCGATGATTCCCATTGTTATTATGTTCCTACCAAAAAAACTTATGGCGATCTTGTTTTGAAACGCGGAATGTTGAAGGTTATAGATCCGTTTTTCTTATGGTGTAAGGAATGTATAAGTGCACCATTAATAACTGGTCGCATTAAGCCCAAAACGGTAGTTGTGATGCTTCTGGATGAAATGAAATTACCTGTGGCCTCATGGACTTTTAATGATGCTTATCCTGTAAAATGGAGTCTAGGAGCCTTTAACGCTGAAAAAAGTGAAATAGCTATAGAGACGGTTTCGCTAAAGTACTATTCAATGGACGTTAATTAA
- a CDS encoding DUF4255 domain-containing protein encodes MQLNLHLRRTMSIREDVVVVSRIVENDGKEYEGAVNKLNLFLVNMERDSMVKNHAVPEYRGDRAVVPSKVVYLNLYFVLAANFKGGNYVDSLRYLSRAVGFFLDHSYFERTTSPDMPQGIEKLAIDMENMNMQEMNNLWGTIGAKYVPSVLYRLKTVALGGNYSYYQPYVVRLPENSELGVL; translated from the coding sequence ATGCAACTGAATCTTCATTTGAGACGTACGATGTCGATACGTGAGGATGTGGTTGTTGTGTCTAGAATAGTTGAAAATGATGGGAAAGAGTACGAAGGAGCGGTTAATAAGCTCAATCTTTTCCTTGTGAATATGGAACGCGATAGCATGGTGAAGAATCATGCTGTTCCTGAATATCGTGGCGACCGAGCGGTTGTGCCATCTAAAGTCGTTTATTTGAACTTGTATTTTGTACTTGCTGCGAATTTTAAGGGCGGAAATTATGTTGATTCGTTGCGCTACCTGTCTAGAGCGGTAGGCTTTTTTTTAGATCATTCATATTTTGAACGCACAACTTCGCCAGATATGCCGCAAGGCATCGAAAAGCTTGCCATAGACATGGAAAACATGAATATGCAAGAAATGAATAATTTGTGGGGGACGATTGGCGCTAAATATGTACCTTCGGTACTTTATCGCCTGAAAACGGTTGCGCTTGGAGGCAACTACTCATATTATCAACCTTACGTTGTCCGACTTCCTGAAAATTCGGAATTGGGGGTCCTCTAA
- a CDS encoding DUF5908 family protein, producing the protein MSLEIKNLVINVHVSGSAEDKVFSRIENLRSEILDECKELISESEDRMRER; encoded by the coding sequence ATGTCGTTAGAAATAAAAAATTTGGTCATTAATGTTCATGTGTCCGGTTCTGCCGAAGATAAAGTATTTAGCAGAATTGAAAATTTGCGTTCTGAAATTTTGGACGAGTGCAAAGAGCTCATTAGCGAATCTGAAGACCGGATGAGGGAACGTTAA
- a CDS encoding GPW/gp25 family protein — protein MLDTSFLGRGWSFPVSFSEKGGAKMSEFEDDIAESLRIILMTYPGERTMQPEFGSRLRDFCFESFSLRTETLIKGEIRRAILLNEPRVDVEAVVVEQTEKVGVLNINVVYVVRSTNSRRNLVFPFYLNEATDVSI, from the coding sequence GTGCTTGATACTTCATTTTTAGGGCGTGGATGGTCGTTCCCAGTTTCGTTCTCCGAGAAAGGGGGCGCAAAAATGTCGGAATTCGAAGACGATATTGCAGAAAGCTTGCGCATTATCTTGATGACATACCCCGGTGAACGTACGATGCAGCCGGAATTCGGCTCGCGTTTGAGAGATTTTTGCTTTGAATCTTTTTCATTGCGCACCGAAACGCTTATCAAAGGTGAAATTCGAAGAGCGATACTTTTGAATGAGCCGCGCGTCGATGTAGAAGCCGTTGTCGTGGAACAGACTGAAAAAGTGGGCGTGCTGAATATCAATGTTGTTTATGTTGTACGTTCTACAAATAGCCGTAGGAATTTGGTGTTCCCGTTCTACTTGAACGAAGCGACGGATGTGAGCATTTAG
- a CDS encoding tetratricopeptide repeat protein, with the protein MLAQKSTILLFRSIALASAKLKYTEKSPIPYWWYAATYCYAKLENRSQESFEICKKMLGPLVKDDSYIDFVLYILATAYYYAFLENWGDPIESCKTLGEIARKAMYNAPYSIYSQMIMALYNITIGNKAEAIAYLKQVIEANPQTIMARTLLSQIYLLTGQEKLATELIDDCIKHIPESALQHTYQAKTFLLLLQGKIEECKNLANQVLLFTPKAMAIRLIIIACCNILGQTEERKEHAKKLFEYYPNLTKNDVEQLLKGVTEQKKNYFMASLENIFKK; encoded by the coding sequence ATGCTCGCCCAAAAGTCCACGATTTTGCTGTTCAGAAGCATAGCACTAGCATCGGCCAAGCTAAAATACACCGAAAAAAGCCCCATTCCATACTGGTGGTATGCGGCGACCTACTGTTACGCCAAGCTCGAAAACCGCAGCCAAGAATCCTTTGAAATTTGCAAAAAAATGCTCGGTCCGCTTGTCAAGGACGATTCTTATATCGATTTTGTCCTTTACATTCTTGCCACGGCCTATTATTACGCCTTCTTGGAAAACTGGGGCGACCCGATCGAAAGTTGCAAGACTCTAGGCGAAATCGCACGTAAAGCGATGTACAACGCGCCCTATTCCATCTATTCGCAGATGATTATGGCGTTATACAATATCACCATCGGGAACAAGGCCGAAGCTATCGCATACCTCAAACAAGTTATCGAGGCCAACCCGCAAACGATCATGGCCCGAACGCTTCTTTCCCAGATTTACCTGTTAACCGGGCAAGAAAAGCTCGCCACAGAGCTGATTGACGATTGCATAAAGCACATTCCTGAATCAGCGCTCCAGCATACATACCAGGCCAAGACATTCCTTTTGCTTTTGCAAGGGAAAATCGAGGAATGCAAGAACCTAGCCAACCAAGTTTTGCTTTTCACGCCCAAAGCAATGGCTATTCGCTTAATCATAATTGCGTGCTGCAATATTCTAGGCCAGACAGAAGAGCGCAAGGAACATGCCAAAAAACTATTCGAATACTACCCGAACTTGACAAAAAATGACGTCGAACAACTTTTAAAGGGCGTTACCGAGCAAAAAAAGAACTATTTCATGGCCTCTCTCGAAAATATATTCAAAAAATAA
- the vgrG gene encoding type VI secretion system tip protein VgrG, translated as MSGKSPISSAEGVAECVIEGGGKALSSAIPVVSVDVYYNINMIPKAVIVIEDGEMSKGTFPLSDGNTLEPGSEITVKLGYGTNANAVFKGIVVRHGVTISKRGRSCVKIECRNKAIAMTCARKNANYLNKTDDAIVNEITGNYGGVTLSSSMGGAAHKEILQYYCTDWDFIMTRAEANGCWLVTESNNLSIKKIAATGSAEVELTWGTDIIEFKAEANALSQVKKVVAKSWDVTKQEVISDNSGMKSLGGQNSFSNTKLQEVLKVATNTLQINSQVPKGELKSWAEADQLKNELSRVCGSVVCWGTTKGALGGLVALKNVGTRFKGNALVSGIHHHFSDGLWTTEFSFGMSKEWFYEKFETSAPISSGINCGVHGLLTGIVEQIHEDPDNLNRVKVKIPLMENTTQDVWARLGGAYASNGVGFLFYPEVGDEVILGFFGGDPSSPVILGSLYSGKRTPPQALEQANNKKLILTREKLSVEFNEEDKSITISTPGDRKFVLDDKAKKISVEDGSGNKVEMSDSGIKMESKKDITIDTKGKFSVSAVSGIGLAVKSGDLKGEGLNVEFNGKVGFTGKGNAKAEVSASGQTVIKGAMVMIN; from the coding sequence ATGTCTGGAAAATCTCCTATTTCAAGTGCGGAAGGTGTAGCTGAGTGCGTTATTGAAGGCGGTGGCAAGGCGCTGTCGTCTGCAATTCCTGTTGTATCTGTAGATGTCTATTACAATATTAACATGATTCCTAAAGCCGTCATTGTTATTGAAGATGGCGAAATGAGCAAGGGAACCTTCCCGCTGAGCGATGGCAATACCCTTGAACCCGGCTCCGAAATTACGGTTAAGTTGGGCTATGGCACAAATGCAAATGCTGTGTTCAAAGGAATCGTTGTGCGTCATGGCGTTACGATTTCTAAGAGAGGGCGCAGTTGTGTAAAAATCGAATGCCGTAATAAGGCGATCGCCATGACTTGTGCGCGTAAAAATGCGAACTATCTGAACAAAACGGATGATGCCATCGTTAATGAAATCACAGGAAACTATGGCGGTGTTACGCTAAGTTCTAGTATGGGCGGTGCTGCACATAAAGAAATTTTGCAGTATTATTGCACCGATTGGGATTTTATCATGACGCGAGCCGAAGCCAATGGTTGTTGGCTTGTAACTGAAAGTAATAATTTATCTATAAAGAAAATCGCAGCAACAGGAAGTGCCGAGGTAGAACTCACGTGGGGAACGGATATCATTGAGTTCAAGGCCGAAGCAAATGCTCTTTCGCAAGTCAAGAAGGTTGTTGCCAAATCGTGGGATGTCACAAAACAAGAAGTCATTTCGGATAATTCCGGTATGAAATCCTTGGGCGGGCAAAACAGTTTTAGCAATACAAAACTTCAAGAAGTATTAAAAGTCGCCACCAATACACTTCAAATAAATTCTCAGGTGCCTAAAGGTGAACTGAAATCTTGGGCTGAGGCCGATCAATTGAAAAACGAGCTTTCTCGTGTTTGTGGTTCTGTGGTGTGTTGGGGAACAACGAAAGGTGCGTTGGGCGGTTTGGTTGCGTTGAAGAATGTCGGGACGCGTTTTAAAGGGAACGCTCTTGTTTCGGGGATTCATCATCATTTCTCTGATGGACTCTGGACAACTGAATTTTCGTTTGGCATGTCCAAAGAATGGTTCTACGAAAAATTTGAAACGTCTGCACCGATTTCTTCTGGAATAAACTGTGGTGTACATGGACTTTTGACGGGCATCGTGGAGCAAATTCACGAAGACCCTGATAATTTAAATCGCGTCAAGGTGAAAATACCTTTGATGGAAAACACAACGCAAGATGTGTGGGCGCGCCTTGGTGGCGCTTATGCATCGAATGGTGTGGGCTTCTTGTTCTATCCCGAAGTGGGCGACGAAGTGATTCTCGGCTTTTTCGGAGGAGACCCTTCGAGCCCTGTGATTTTGGGAAGTCTTTACAGCGGCAAGCGAACGCCGCCGCAAGCGCTTGAACAGGCGAATAACAAGAAGCTTATTCTCACGCGCGAAAAGCTGAGCGTTGAATTTAACGAAGAAGACAAATCCATTACGATTTCAACTCCGGGCGATCGCAAGTTCGTTCTTGATGACAAAGCCAAGAAAATCTCGGTGGAAGATGGCTCTGGTAATAAAGTTGAAATGTCCGATAGCGGCATCAAGATGGAATCGAAAAAGGATATCACTATCGATACCAAGGGCAAGTTCAGCGTTTCGGCGGTGAGTGGAATCGGTCTTGCTGTAAAGAGCGGTGATCTCAAGGGCGAAGGGCTGAATGTGGAATTTAATGGGAAGGTTGGTTTTACTGGTAAGGGCAACGCCAAGGCCGAAGTTTCAGCGTCTGGGCAGACGGTGATCAAGGGTGCCATGGTGATGATTAACTAG
- a CDS encoding PAAR domain-containing protein, translating to MPPAARITDMHTCPMQTPAFPSPIPHVGGPVVGPGAPTVLIGKLPAAVVGDSCVCVGPPDSIIKGSATVMICGKPAARMGDSTAHGGTIVLGCPTVMIGG from the coding sequence ATGCCACCAGCAGCAAGAATTACAGATATGCATACATGCCCCATGCAAACGCCGGCGTTTCCTTCGCCGATTCCGCATGTGGGCGGCCCCGTTGTTGGGCCTGGTGCCCCTACCGTATTGATAGGCAAGCTCCCGGCTGCTGTCGTGGGCGATTCGTGCGTTTGTGTCGGCCCGCCCGATTCCATTATAAAAGGTTCTGCCACCGTGATGATTTGCGGAAAACCCGCGGCGCGCATGGGCGATTCTACGGCGCATGGCGGCACAATTGTACTTGGCTGCCCAACGGTGATGATTGGAGGTTAG
- a CDS encoding phage tail protein, which produces MADENGAAQSASIWPMPKFHFLVKWGDAQMSFQEVTGLSAKADEIKYRSGDSSIFSVVKMPGLLTYDNVTMKKGIFKGDNKFWDWFSKIKMNTIERITVTISLLDETDTPTMTWTLKNAWPTKISTDGMKSDDNNVAIESIEIVHEGLEITNG; this is translated from the coding sequence ATGGCTGATGAAAATGGCGCAGCACAAAGTGCAAGCATATGGCCCATGCCGAAATTCCACTTTCTCGTAAAGTGGGGGGATGCTCAAATGTCTTTCCAGGAAGTTACTGGACTTTCTGCAAAAGCTGATGAAATCAAGTACCGCTCTGGCGATAGTAGCATTTTCTCTGTTGTGAAGATGCCGGGTCTCTTGACTTACGACAACGTAACGATGAAGAAGGGCATTTTCAAGGGCGATAACAAGTTCTGGGATTGGTTCTCGAAAATCAAGATGAATACGATCGAACGTATTACCGTTACGATTAGCCTTCTTGATGAAACGGATACTCCGACGATGACTTGGACCCTCAAGAATGCATGGCCGACAAAGATCAGTACCGATGGCATGAAGTCCGACGATAACAACGTTGCGATTGAGTCCATCGAAATTGTTCACGAAGGTCTTGAAATCACTAACGGTTAA